CATAGATTTAATTCTTCAGAAAGATTATGCGGCGGCGGCGCGCAAGATAAAAGAAACCAACTCGCTTCCTGCTATATGCGGTCGGGTATGCCCGCAGGAAGAACAATGCGAAGCTAAATGTATTACAGGGAAAGCTAAAAATGGTACGCCTGTCGCTATCGGGTATCTTGAACGGTTTGTCGCCGATTACGAGCGCGACAACAACCTTGTGCAATTGCCCAAAATAGCGCCTTCAACAGGCAGAAAAGTAGCTATAGTAGGTTCCGGTCCCGCCGGTCTGACTGTTGCCGGCGATTTAGTTAAACTTGGCCATGATGTTACTATTTTCGAGGCTCTTCATAAACCGGGCGGTGTGTTAGTATATGGTATTCCCGAATTCAGACTTCCTAAAAATATTGTTCAAGCTGAGTGTGATTTTATGGCTCAGATGGGAGTAAAATTCGTTAATTCAGCGGTAATCGGAAAAACCGATACCATCGACGAACTTTTCGGGATGGGCTTTGACGCTATCTTTGTCGGTACCGGCGCAGGCTTGCCGAATTTTATGGGTATCCCCGGTGAAAACCTGATTGGCATTTACTCTGCCAACGAATACCTTACTCGCTCAAATTTAATGCGCGCCTTTGATTTTCCTACCTATGACACGCCTATTATTAAGGGTAAAAACGTAGCGGTTCTTGGCGGCGGCAATACTGCTATGGATTCGGTGCGAACAGCTTTGAGATTAGGCGCTGATAATGCCTACATCGTCTATCGCCGAAGCGAAAAGGAGATGCCTGCTCGAATTGAGGAGATTCATCATGCCAAGCAGGAGGGCGTACAGTTTCACCTGCTGACAACGCCGATCAAATATATTGATGACGGCGAGGGCAAAGTTAAAGAGATGGAATGCCTGCGTATGGAACTTGGCGAACCGG
Above is a genomic segment from Candidatus Zixiibacteriota bacterium containing:
- the gltA gene encoding NADPH-dependent glutamate synthase, which encodes MPGQAPQERNKNFKEVPYGLSEEQALIEAARCLECKKQPCIDGCPVEVDIPAFIDLILQKDYAAAARKIKETNSLPAICGRVCPQEEQCEAKCITGKAKNGTPVAIGYLERFVADYERDNNLVQLPKIAPSTGRKVAIVGSGPAGLTVAGDLVKLGHDVTIFEALHKPGGVLVYGIPEFRLPKNIVQAECDFMAQMGVKFVNSAVIGKTDTIDELFGMGFDAIFVGTGAGLPNFMGIPGENLIGIYSANEYLTRSNLMRAFDFPTYDTPIIKGKNVAVLGGGNTAMDSVRTALRLGADNAYIVYRRSEKEMPARIEEIHHAKQEGVQFHLLTTPIKYIDDGEGKVKEMECLRMELGEPDASGRRRPVPIEGSNFIMKIDLVVVAIGNSSNPLVQKTTPGLEVNKWGNIIVNEETMQTSRKGLYAGGDIVTGGATVILAAGAGKTAARAMHKYLMEEVKK